A window of Micrococcus endophyticus contains these coding sequences:
- a CDS encoding acyltransferase family protein, translating into MDALRLVSIAAVVLGHAYLADLTFSRYLEIWRMPLFFFLTGYFWTRGRPFARDARGRFKALMVPYLVWAVVMSAAALAWFGDDPELLQRLMASGWYGGADQEPPWWAFWFISVLFFATVLRRFLERFPTAVAWGVGLAGLAWAHLVPESAIARTPLGIGLALPCLLFILSGEAFRRRVQPRIRRHRTLLGLALVGLGLAAVALGLEPHNIKFGGFGTPLLTPLVGVLMSAGMVLVFGAAVERILREFARRTGSGQALRRVITALVRTGTVVVLLHGWVLMWVMRQGVEDNLLKFVLALGISWLVGLALLATPLSKPLTGARRRWFPLHRLRGEEPPHPPTSALPRVEPAQERNRP; encoded by the coding sequence GTGGACGCCCTTCGGCTCGTCTCGATCGCGGCCGTGGTGCTGGGCCACGCCTACCTCGCGGACCTCACGTTCAGCCGGTACCTCGAGATCTGGCGGATGCCGCTGTTCTTCTTCCTCACCGGCTACTTCTGGACCCGCGGCCGGCCCTTCGCCCGGGACGCTCGGGGTCGGTTCAAGGCCCTCATGGTGCCCTATCTGGTGTGGGCGGTGGTCATGTCCGCCGCCGCGCTGGCGTGGTTCGGGGATGATCCGGAACTGCTGCAGCGGCTGATGGCCTCCGGCTGGTACGGAGGCGCGGACCAGGAGCCGCCGTGGTGGGCGTTCTGGTTCATCTCGGTGCTGTTCTTCGCCACGGTGCTGCGCCGGTTCCTCGAGCGCTTCCCCACCGCCGTCGCCTGGGGCGTGGGCCTGGCGGGCCTGGCGTGGGCGCACCTGGTCCCGGAGTCCGCGATCGCCCGCACCCCGCTGGGCATCGGCCTGGCCCTGCCCTGCCTGCTGTTCATCCTCAGCGGCGAGGCGTTCCGCCGCCGCGTGCAGCCGCGCATCCGCCGGCACCGCACCCTCCTCGGCCTCGCGCTCGTGGGCCTCGGCCTGGCTGCCGTGGCCCTGGGCCTGGAGCCCCACAACATCAAGTTCGGCGGCTTCGGCACCCCGCTGCTCACTCCGCTGGTGGGCGTCCTGATGTCCGCCGGCATGGTGCTGGTGTTCGGCGCGGCGGTGGAGCGGATCCTGCGCGAATTCGCCCGACGCACCGGCTCCGGCCAGGCCCTGCGCCGCGTGATCACCGCCCTCGTGCGCACCGGCACCGTGGTGGTGCTGCTGCACGGCTGGGTGCTGATGTGGGTGATGCGCCAGGGCGTGGAGGACAACCTGCTCAAGTTCGTCCTCGCCCTCGGCATCAGCTGGCTCGTGGGTCTGGCCCTGCTCGCCACCCCGCTGTCCAAGCCGCTCACCGGCGCGCGCCGCCGGTGGTTCCCGCTGCACCGCCTCCGGGGTGAAGAGCCCCCGCACCCGCCCACCTCCGCGCTGCCGCGCGTCGAGCCCGCCCAGGAAAGGAACCGACCATGA
- a CDS encoding low molecular weight phosphatase family protein produces MSQDRRAPIRNPFLEPGASVPSAPPRRADADPEDRLAEFRLGPAFGGRPAQPRRPQGFGGRTAPGEGTTTAPRPDGAAAAKPADMAAEPVGTAAEPAADPKTARPAESAEAADVPAPAPAPLPTVRVLAVCTGNICRSAYVQHTLQAQLTGLLGERGTAVVTSAGTGPNQALAVPEPLRELSPSRRVRAALTEHRPQQLTAASLRGQDLVITAADDHLEEVLREDPGAVRRTFTVRGIGTLLGEHGEEIAAAVPPGAGLAALVDAMADLRVRLIGRGEEPDADLPDPFRGPAEGYAQMVETARPIVELLAWEIARALDGDLVEDDEPTRA; encoded by the coding sequence ATGAGCCAGGACCGCCGCGCGCCCATCCGCAACCCGTTCCTCGAGCCGGGCGCGTCCGTGCCCAGCGCCCCGCCGCGCCGCGCCGACGCCGACCCGGAGGACCGCCTCGCCGAGTTCCGGCTCGGCCCGGCCTTCGGCGGCCGCCCCGCGCAGCCGCGCCGCCCGCAGGGCTTCGGCGGGCGGACCGCGCCGGGTGAGGGCACGACGACGGCGCCGCGGCCCGACGGCGCGGCGGCGGCGAAGCCCGCGGACATGGCGGCCGAGCCGGTGGGTACGGCGGCCGAGCCGGCAGCCGACCCGAAGACGGCCCGGCCCGCGGAGAGTGCCGAGGCCGCCGATGTCCCGGCACCGGCCCCCGCACCCCTGCCCACGGTCCGCGTGCTGGCGGTCTGCACGGGCAACATCTGCCGATCCGCCTACGTCCAGCACACCCTGCAGGCCCAGCTCACCGGGCTGCTGGGCGAGCGGGGCACGGCCGTGGTGACCAGCGCGGGCACGGGCCCCAACCAGGCGCTCGCCGTCCCGGAGCCGCTGCGCGAGCTGTCGCCGAGCCGGCGGGTGCGCGCCGCCCTCACCGAGCATCGTCCTCAGCAGCTGACCGCCGCGTCGCTGCGGGGCCAGGACCTCGTGATCACCGCGGCCGACGACCACCTGGAGGAGGTGCTGCGCGAGGACCCCGGGGCCGTGCGTCGCACCTTCACGGTGCGCGGCATCGGCACGCTGCTGGGCGAGCACGGCGAGGAGATCGCGGCGGCCGTGCCGCCGGGCGCAGGCCTGGCGGCGCTGGTGGACGCGATGGCGGACCTGCGGGTGCGGCTGATCGGCCGCGGCGAGGAGCCGGACGCGGACCTGCCCGATCCCTTCCGCGGCCCGGCGGAGGGCTACGCGCAGATGGTCGAGACGGCGCGGCCGATCGTCGAGCTGCTGGCGTGGGAGATCGCCCGGGCGCTGGACGGGGACCTCGTGGAGGACGACGAGCCGACCCGAGCCTGA
- a CDS encoding O-antigen ligase family protein encodes MAVRHQKRGPVDTDPRYRALLETRAVQERQAARGTAAWSRDDATGLPREPLRIPELILGALLAMEAFGVRLGPLGVPLSEAAMLLLLFLALCRRSRRDTSALGLSAVLAGAVMVFLAVVSVNQGIPDMEWLRRWVRIAALVGLVGCIAGGRLDLRSVLTGLLAAMAANVPLFYAGVVPAPYGSFLTGFLADKNVAGLYYAAMPVLALAVVRSRRWKLAILLAAAVCLFLTGSRTSMAGFGVALVWLAVTPRLAAGLRVVLLVVLGWAVGFAEENLSRLAVFGDRTGTDWLRGTIQAATEAKAATTPWHGRGLTEAYVTIGQDTWHYHDSYAGLFTEGGVVLLLAVLGAYAFFGLRVFSTRLRTPSRVAVEAAAAVVFVTATQLGEVFITIPGMLIVAAGVSLWLRERDAPLESEVRERRRRQVLAAARRGATPESSVDPAAPGLG; translated from the coding sequence ATGGCCGTGCGGCACCAGAAACGCGGACCGGTGGACACCGACCCCCGCTACCGCGCCCTCCTCGAGACCCGCGCCGTGCAGGAGCGCCAGGCCGCCCGCGGCACCGCCGCCTGGTCGAGGGACGACGCGACCGGCCTGCCCCGGGAGCCGCTGCGCATCCCCGAGCTGATCCTCGGCGCGCTCCTGGCCATGGAGGCCTTCGGCGTCCGGCTGGGACCCCTCGGCGTCCCGCTCAGCGAGGCCGCCATGCTGCTCCTGCTGTTCCTCGCCCTGTGTCGGCGCTCCCGGCGGGACACCTCCGCCCTGGGGCTCAGCGCCGTGCTGGCGGGCGCGGTGATGGTGTTCCTGGCCGTCGTCTCCGTGAACCAGGGGATCCCCGACATGGAGTGGCTGCGCCGCTGGGTGCGCATCGCCGCGCTGGTCGGCCTCGTCGGGTGCATCGCCGGCGGCCGCCTCGACCTGCGGTCCGTCCTCACCGGACTGCTCGCCGCGATGGCGGCCAACGTGCCGCTCTTCTACGCCGGCGTGGTGCCGGCCCCCTACGGCAGCTTCCTCACAGGCTTCCTCGCGGACAAGAACGTGGCCGGCCTCTACTACGCGGCCATGCCCGTCCTGGCGCTCGCCGTGGTGCGCTCGCGCCGGTGGAAGCTCGCGATCCTGCTCGCCGCGGCCGTCTGCCTGTTCCTCACCGGCTCCCGCACCTCCATGGCCGGGTTCGGCGTCGCCCTGGTGTGGCTCGCCGTCACCCCCCGCCTGGCCGCCGGGCTCCGGGTCGTGCTCCTCGTCGTCCTGGGCTGGGCGGTGGGCTTCGCCGAGGAGAACCTCTCCCGGCTCGCGGTGTTCGGCGATCGCACCGGCACCGATTGGCTGCGCGGCACCATCCAGGCGGCGACCGAGGCGAAGGCGGCGACCACCCCGTGGCATGGCCGGGGGCTCACGGAGGCCTATGTGACCATCGGCCAGGACACCTGGCACTACCACGACTCCTACGCGGGCCTCTTCACCGAGGGCGGCGTCGTGCTGCTGCTCGCGGTCCTCGGCGCGTACGCGTTCTTCGGCCTGCGCGTGTTCAGCACCCGGCTGCGCACCCCCTCGCGCGTGGCCGTGGAGGCGGCGGCCGCCGTCGTGTTCGTCACGGCCACCCAGCTGGGCGAGGTGTTCATCACCATCCCCGGCATGCTCATCGTGGCCGCGGGCGTGAGCCTGTGGCTGCGCGAGCGCGACGCCCCCCTGGAGAGCGAGGTGCGGGAGCGGCGCCGTCGTCAGGTCCTCGCCGCCGCCCGCCGCGGGGCGACGCCCGAGTCCTCGGTGGACCCGGCCGCCCCCGGCCTCGGGTGA
- a CDS encoding polysaccharide biosynthesis tyrosine autokinase: MNIIDFLRVLRANRLVILGCAALGLVAGVVYSLLQPTLYTATSTGFVTVQGEATISGTETAQTRAQSYIPLINSRTVREKIAEGGLDTAGAHLRAAVVPGSNLITVSAESEDPEQAAALANSALVATAETANGLDPTSNVQVTAMEDALAPTSPTSPDYVRNMLYGLGAGLLLGLVIAFLRRILDVNVRTTTDAQVASGAGLLGAIPQDATLKAERDAPRGEPSPRAAEAVRQLRTNLRFAAVDDPPRTIAFTSANPGEGKSTVIGSLAVAVAASGQPVILIDADLRRPRQALQFGVDGRVGLSEVLNGDVALQDVLVPVGDHGLLLLPAGRTPPNPSEQLGSARMRDLLTALAETHMVLVDAPPVLPVTDSTLLSTAVDGTVLVVRHGKARKEHVEVARDMLAGVNARVLGVVLNGTPASGVGSDYYGGGYASKGDDYHAYYQAPRDAESRSAGETTPEAGAGR, translated from the coding sequence ATGAACATCATCGACTTCCTCCGCGTGCTGCGCGCGAACCGCCTGGTGATCCTGGGGTGCGCCGCCCTGGGCCTGGTGGCCGGCGTGGTCTACTCCCTGCTGCAGCCCACGCTCTACACGGCCACCTCCACCGGGTTCGTCACGGTGCAGGGCGAGGCCACCATCTCGGGCACGGAGACCGCACAGACCCGGGCCCAGTCCTACATCCCGCTGATCAACAGCCGCACGGTGCGGGAGAAGATCGCCGAGGGCGGGCTGGACACCGCGGGCGCGCACCTCCGTGCCGCCGTCGTGCCGGGCTCGAACCTCATCACCGTCTCCGCCGAGTCGGAGGACCCGGAGCAGGCCGCCGCCCTGGCCAACTCCGCGCTCGTGGCCACCGCCGAGACGGCCAACGGCCTGGACCCGACCTCCAACGTGCAGGTCACCGCCATGGAGGACGCGCTCGCGCCGACCAGCCCGACCAGCCCCGACTACGTGCGCAACATGCTCTACGGGCTGGGCGCCGGCCTGCTGCTCGGGCTGGTCATCGCCTTCCTGCGGCGGATCCTCGACGTCAACGTCCGCACCACCACGGACGCCCAGGTGGCGAGCGGCGCCGGTCTGCTCGGCGCCATCCCCCAGGACGCCACCCTGAAGGCCGAGCGGGACGCCCCCCGGGGCGAGCCCTCCCCCCGCGCCGCCGAGGCCGTCCGCCAGCTGCGCACCAACCTGCGCTTTGCAGCGGTGGACGATCCGCCGCGCACCATCGCCTTCACCAGCGCCAACCCGGGCGAGGGCAAGTCCACCGTGATCGGCAGCCTGGCCGTCGCGGTGGCCGCGTCCGGCCAGCCCGTCATCCTCATCGACGCGGACCTGCGTCGGCCTCGCCAGGCCCTGCAGTTCGGGGTGGACGGCCGCGTGGGCCTGTCCGAGGTGCTCAACGGCGACGTGGCCCTGCAGGACGTCCTCGTCCCGGTGGGCGATCACGGACTGCTCCTGCTGCCGGCCGGCCGCACTCCCCCGAACCCCTCGGAGCAGCTCGGCTCCGCCCGCATGCGGGACCTCCTCACCGCCCTCGCCGAGACCCACATGGTGCTCGTGGACGCGCCGCCGGTGCTGCCGGTGACGGACTCGACCCTCCTGTCGACCGCCGTGGACGGCACCGTCCTGGTGGTGCGCCACGGCAAGGCGCGCAAGGAGCACGTGGAGGTGGCGCGGGACATGCTGGCCGGCGTGAACGCCCGCGTGCTCGGCGTGGTGCTCAACGGCACCCCCGCCTCGGGCGTCGGCTCGGACTACTACGGCGGCGGCTACGCCTCGAAGGGCGACGACTACCACGCCTACTACCAGGCCCCGCGCGACGCGGAGTCCCGGTCGGCCGGCGAGACCACACCGGAGGCCGGCGCCGGACGCTGA
- a CDS encoding nucleotidyltransferase family protein, which translates to MGERATGPRPAAPPSLDLAARVRLGHARIAYVMEEAELRGLHVKGYAAEPGVYRGRRSSSDVDLLVHPSDAAAAVELLASHGWAPVAGFSEGSIFEHAATLWHDHLGYVDVHRLFPGLGTDAARTFDALWAERAIHVIAGRPVPVPGPVHQRLVVIVHAARDSHRGTLDVRHIRDTSSPAEWDALRQEARRLHATAAWHVATGEEADGMDAHDLALFEALQHDESGLDLFRTRWRTARSARERARLVLHTLPVNRPHLQMRLGHAPTRADLRREQRTRMASLARWAWTRGVRRGR; encoded by the coding sequence ATGGGCGAACGAGCGACGGGACCGCGACCGGCCGCCCCGCCGTCCCTGGACCTCGCCGCCCGGGTCCGACTGGGCCACGCCCGGATCGCCTACGTGATGGAGGAGGCGGAGCTCCGCGGCCTCCACGTGAAGGGCTACGCCGCAGAGCCCGGCGTCTACCGCGGCCGACGCAGCAGCTCCGACGTGGACCTCCTCGTCCACCCCTCGGACGCCGCCGCCGCGGTCGAGCTCCTGGCCTCGCACGGCTGGGCCCCCGTGGCCGGCTTCTCCGAGGGCTCGATCTTCGAGCACGCCGCCACCCTGTGGCACGACCACCTGGGCTACGTGGACGTGCACCGCCTGTTCCCCGGTCTCGGCACGGACGCGGCCCGCACCTTCGACGCCCTGTGGGCGGAGCGCGCCATCCATGTGATCGCCGGCCGACCGGTCCCCGTGCCCGGCCCGGTGCACCAGCGGCTCGTGGTGATCGTCCACGCCGCGCGGGACTCGCACCGGGGCACCCTCGACGTCCGCCACATCAGAGACACGTCCAGCCCGGCCGAGTGGGACGCGCTGCGGCAGGAGGCGCGCCGGCTGCACGCCACGGCGGCCTGGCACGTGGCCACGGGCGAGGAGGCGGACGGCATGGACGCACACGACCTCGCCCTGTTCGAGGCGCTGCAGCACGACGAGAGCGGCCTGGACCTGTTCCGCACCCGGTGGCGCACGGCCCGCTCCGCGCGGGAGCGCGCCCGCCTCGTGCTGCACACGCTGCCCGTGAACCGCCCCCACCTGCAGATGCGCCTGGGTCACGCGCCCACCCGCGCGGACCTCCGGCGGGAGCAGCGCACCCGGATGGCCTCCCTCGCCCGCTGGGCCTGGACCCGGGGGGTGCGGCGTGGCCGCTGA
- a CDS encoding PqqD family protein encodes MTDGGGAAVMHLAHGVPLLLSPTGHAVWDVLVGGRTPEDDLTAAPPSPLSEEAVAAETAAAFGLAPEDVAADVGAFLAMLEQHGVVVRVGGVLPRP; translated from the coding sequence TTGACCGACGGCGGCGGCGCCGCCGTCATGCACCTGGCGCACGGCGTCCCGCTGCTGCTCAGCCCCACGGGCCACGCCGTGTGGGACGTCCTCGTGGGCGGCCGCACGCCGGAGGACGACCTGACCGCCGCGCCGCCGTCGCCCCTGTCCGAGGAGGCCGTGGCCGCCGAGACGGCCGCGGCATTCGGCCTGGCCCCGGAGGACGTCGCGGCCGACGTCGGCGCGTTCCTCGCGATGCTCGAGCAGCACGGCGTCGTCGTCCGCGTCGGCGGCGTCCTCCCCCGGCCCTGA
- the mfd gene encoding transcription-repair coupling factor — protein sequence MSASHTVPVLASLLPRLRAERALEAAVASASRPLESRGVELEIGLPDGARAPLLTVLAEALAEGHGERAAVLVVTATTREAEDLVTDLAAWAPAGAAALFPSWETLPHERLSPRSDTVGARLAVLRRLAHPEELGEPLRVVVAPVRAVLQPLVAGLGELSPVTLRTGEERDFDGVVAALADAAYSRVDMVSRRGEFAVRGGLIDVFPPTEDHPVRIEFFGDEVEQMRWFSVADQRSLEDTTEDGSGHPTELYAPPCRELLITDHVRRRAKELIPAMPAAADMLDRIAEGVAVEGMESLSPLLAEAMTSLPRMLPTGSLTVLVEPERLRGRADDLLATNEEFLQAAWAGAAQGAVAPVDVAGADQSAAGGFLTVAELRAAALEQDQGFWSVTALVSDDELLPDAATLRATLGVPQTFSGDIEAMLAHTRVRLAEGWHAVVLTDGPGSARRLAELTTEAGLTAAVVDGPLPADLAPGRVSIATAPVGSGFTIPDAQIALITEHDLFGRHRTAGTRAPGARLARKRRNAVDPLTLQPGDHVVHSQHGIARFVELQRRKVTGGPRTAPGAEESYREYLVLEYAPSKRGAPGDRLFVPTDQLDLISTYVGGETPSLSKMGGSDWAQTKSKAKRATREIAGELIRLYSARMASRGHAFAPDTPWQGELEEAFPFIETPDQLTTIEDVKKDMEAAVPMDRLVSGDVGFGKTEVAVRAAFKAVQDGKQVAVLVPTTLLARQHHQTFSDRFAGFPVKVAALSRFQTAKESKEVVEGLAHGEMDVVIGTHRLLSDQVQFKDLGLVIVDEEQRFGVEHKEALKKMRTNVDVLAMSATPIPRTLEMSLTGIRETSTLATAPEERHPVLTSVGPYSDQQVTAAIRRELMREGQVFYVHNRVTTIDKVAKRIAELVPEARIAVAHGKMGEARLEQIMVDFWERRFDVLVSTTIIETGLDIANANTLIVEDAHRYGLSQLHQLRGRVGRGRERAYAYFLYDPQKPLGEVALERLKAVATHNELGAGMQLAMKDLEIRGAGNLLGGEQSGHIAGVGFDLYLRMVGEAVADFKGEEDTAPAEVKVELPVNAHLPHDYVPGERLRLEMYRNLAQAADDAAVDAVVEELKDRYGPLPEPVEALVAVARFRNHARAAGITEVMLLGQNVKFGPAADLPESRQMRLTRMYKGSQVKPALNGVLIPRPKTKPVMGQDLVDVPLLEWAQQVIDAIFAPEA from the coding sequence GTGAGCGCATCGCACACCGTCCCCGTCCTCGCCTCGCTGCTGCCGCGCCTGCGCGCCGAACGCGCGCTCGAGGCGGCCGTCGCCTCCGCCTCCCGGCCGCTCGAGTCCCGGGGCGTCGAGCTGGAGATCGGCCTGCCCGACGGCGCCCGCGCGCCCCTGCTGACCGTCCTGGCCGAGGCGCTGGCCGAGGGCCACGGCGAGCGTGCCGCCGTCCTCGTGGTCACCGCGACCACCCGCGAGGCCGAGGACCTCGTGACCGACCTCGCCGCCTGGGCCCCCGCCGGTGCCGCCGCGCTGTTCCCGTCCTGGGAGACGCTGCCGCACGAGCGCCTGTCCCCGCGCTCGGACACCGTGGGCGCGCGGCTGGCCGTGCTGCGCCGCCTCGCCCACCCGGAGGAGCTCGGGGAGCCGCTGCGCGTCGTCGTCGCCCCCGTGCGTGCCGTGCTGCAGCCCCTGGTGGCCGGGCTCGGCGAGCTGAGCCCCGTGACCCTGCGGACGGGGGAGGAGCGGGACTTCGACGGCGTGGTGGCCGCACTCGCGGACGCCGCCTACTCACGTGTGGACATGGTCAGCCGACGCGGCGAGTTCGCCGTGCGCGGCGGGCTGATCGACGTCTTCCCGCCCACCGAGGACCACCCCGTGCGCATCGAGTTCTTCGGCGACGAGGTGGAGCAGATGCGCTGGTTCTCCGTGGCGGACCAGCGTTCCCTCGAGGACACCACGGAGGACGGCTCGGGCCACCCCACCGAGCTGTACGCGCCCCCGTGCCGCGAGCTGCTCATCACGGACCACGTGCGCCGGCGCGCGAAGGAGCTGATCCCGGCCATGCCCGCCGCCGCGGACATGCTGGACCGGATCGCCGAGGGCGTGGCCGTGGAGGGCATGGAGTCCCTCTCGCCGCTGCTGGCCGAGGCCATGACGTCGCTGCCCCGCATGCTGCCCACCGGCTCACTGACCGTCCTCGTGGAGCCCGAGCGGCTGCGCGGCCGCGCCGACGACCTGCTGGCCACCAACGAGGAGTTCCTCCAGGCCGCGTGGGCCGGCGCCGCGCAGGGCGCGGTCGCCCCGGTGGACGTGGCCGGGGCGGACCAGTCCGCCGCCGGCGGCTTCCTCACGGTGGCCGAACTCCGCGCGGCCGCCCTCGAGCAGGACCAGGGGTTCTGGTCCGTCACCGCGCTGGTCTCGGACGACGAGCTGCTGCCCGACGCCGCCACCCTGCGCGCCACCCTCGGCGTCCCGCAGACCTTCTCGGGCGACATCGAGGCCATGCTCGCCCACACCCGCGTCCGGCTCGCGGAGGGGTGGCATGCCGTGGTCCTCACCGACGGCCCCGGCTCCGCCCGCCGTCTCGCCGAGCTCACCACGGAGGCAGGCCTCACGGCCGCCGTGGTGGACGGGCCCCTGCCCGCGGACCTCGCCCCGGGGCGGGTCTCCATCGCGACGGCGCCCGTCGGCTCCGGCTTCACGATCCCGGACGCGCAGATCGCCCTGATCACGGAGCACGACCTCTTCGGCCGGCACCGCACCGCGGGCACGCGCGCCCCCGGGGCGCGGCTGGCCCGGAAGCGGCGCAACGCCGTCGACCCGCTGACCCTGCAGCCCGGTGACCACGTGGTGCACTCCCAGCACGGCATCGCCCGCTTCGTGGAGCTGCAGCGCCGCAAGGTCACCGGCGGCCCGCGCACCGCCCCCGGCGCCGAGGAGTCCTACCGCGAGTACCTCGTGCTCGAGTACGCCCCCTCCAAGCGGGGCGCGCCGGGGGACCGGCTGTTCGTGCCCACCGACCAGCTCGACCTGATCTCCACCTACGTGGGCGGGGAGACGCCGTCGCTGTCCAAGATGGGCGGCTCGGACTGGGCGCAGACCAAGTCCAAGGCCAAGCGCGCCACCCGCGAGATCGCCGGCGAGCTCATCCGCCTGTACTCGGCCCGCATGGCCTCGCGCGGCCACGCGTTCGCCCCGGACACCCCGTGGCAGGGCGAGCTGGAGGAGGCGTTCCCGTTCATCGAGACGCCGGACCAGCTGACCACCATCGAGGACGTCAAGAAGGACATGGAGGCGGCTGTCCCCATGGACCGGCTCGTCTCCGGAGACGTCGGTTTCGGCAAGACGGAGGTGGCCGTGCGCGCCGCGTTCAAGGCGGTGCAGGACGGCAAGCAAGTGGCCGTGCTCGTCCCGACGACGCTGCTCGCCCGCCAGCACCACCAGACGTTCTCCGACCGGTTCGCCGGCTTCCCCGTGAAGGTGGCCGCGCTCTCCCGGTTCCAGACCGCCAAGGAATCCAAGGAGGTCGTCGAGGGGCTCGCCCACGGTGAGATGGACGTGGTGATCGGCACCCACCGGCTGCTCTCCGACCAGGTGCAGTTCAAGGACCTGGGCCTGGTGATCGTGGACGAGGAGCAGCGCTTCGGCGTGGAGCACAAGGAGGCGCTGAAGAAGATGCGCACCAACGTGGACGTGCTCGCCATGTCCGCCACGCCCATCCCGCGCACCCTCGAGATGTCCCTCACCGGCATCCGCGAGACCTCCACCCTGGCCACCGCCCCCGAGGAGCGGCACCCCGTGCTGACCTCCGTGGGCCCCTACTCGGACCAGCAGGTCACCGCCGCCATCCGCCGCGAGCTGATGCGCGAGGGCCAGGTGTTCTACGTGCACAACCGCGTCACCACCATCGACAAGGTGGCCAAGCGCATCGCCGAGCTGGTGCCGGAGGCGAGGATCGCCGTCGCCCACGGCAAGATGGGCGAGGCCCGGCTCGAGCAGATCATGGTGGACTTCTGGGAGCGCCGCTTCGACGTGCTCGTCTCCACCACGATCATCGAGACCGGCCTGGACATCGCCAACGCCAACACCCTGATCGTGGAGGACGCCCACCGCTACGGCCTCTCGCAGCTGCACCAGCTGCGCGGCCGCGTGGGCCGCGGCCGCGAGCGGGCGTACGCGTACTTCCTGTACGACCCGCAGAAGCCCCTCGGCGAGGTCGCCCTCGAGCGCCTCAAGGCCGTGGCCACCCACAACGAGCTCGGCGCCGGCATGCAGCTGGCCATGAAGGACCTCGAGATCCGCGGCGCCGGCAACCTGCTCGGTGGCGAGCAGTCCGGGCACATCGCCGGCGTGGGCTTCGACCTCTACCTGCGGATGGTGGGCGAGGCCGTGGCCGACTTCAAGGGCGAGGAGGACACCGCGCCCGCCGAGGTGAAGGTGGAGCTGCCCGTCAACGCGCACCTGCCGCACGACTACGTGCCGGGGGAGCGGCTGCGCCTGGAGATGTACCGCAACCTCGCCCAGGCCGCGGACGACGCCGCCGTGGACGCCGTGGTGGAGGAGCTCAAGGACCGCTACGGCCCGCTGCCGGAACCGGTGGAGGCGCTCGTCGCCGTCGCCCGGTTCCGCAACCACGCCCGTGCCGCAGGGATCACCGAGGTCATGCTGCTGGGCCAGAACGTGAAGTTCGGCCCCGCCGCGGACCTGCCGGAGTCCCGTCAGATGCGCCTGACCCGCATGTACAAGGGGTCCCAGGTGAAGCCGGCGCTCAACGGCGTGCTCATCCCGCGCCCGAAGACCAAGCCGGTCATGGGCCAGGACCTCGTGGACGTGCCGCTGCTCGAATGGGCGCAGCAGGTGATCGACGCGATCTTCGCGCCAGAGGCCTGA
- a CDS encoding MauE/DoxX family redox-associated membrane protein, producing MPALWAVALILLLSGTAKLRSGEDVEATFTRLKVPRPLAAPALARAFPWLELLLAAALVLPFTVLRPVVGLAAVALFAAFLVLVVRAKGDGVSCGCFGEASAAPISRWTVVRNVVFLVLAVLALAEGIVSLAVHGAGLAWQPLTAFGSGAWAWALLVAVLLAVSAFLVGRESVPAADPVLAAGPVAATGAHPDAVAGTPGAVPAPPAGPTAVETVAEDPDGPERLPFPDALVIEDGRYTGLHALASRGAVVALRLSTGCGSCSQVIARLDEFRASLGPVRLRVLMPQHEAGAAPSASTGAIPADLVADDPNGAAARGLGLTSYPMAVLLGTDLLTAGGPVGGADDVLAFLEEIRDIMAAEAPAAPVPSPASDTPTPEVRA from the coding sequence ATGCCGGCACTCTGGGCCGTGGCCCTCATCCTGCTCCTGAGCGGGACGGCCAAGCTCCGCTCGGGCGAGGACGTGGAGGCCACGTTCACGCGCCTGAAGGTGCCCCGTCCGCTCGCGGCCCCCGCCCTGGCCCGCGCGTTCCCGTGGCTCGAGCTGCTGCTCGCCGCGGCGCTCGTGCTCCCGTTCACCGTGCTGCGCCCCGTGGTGGGCCTGGCCGCCGTCGCCCTGTTCGCCGCGTTCCTCGTCCTCGTGGTCCGCGCGAAGGGCGACGGCGTCTCGTGCGGCTGCTTCGGCGAGGCCTCGGCCGCCCCGATCTCCCGGTGGACCGTGGTCCGCAACGTCGTCTTCCTGGTCCTCGCTGTCCTGGCGCTGGCCGAGGGGATCGTCTCGTTGGCGGTGCACGGCGCGGGCCTGGCCTGGCAGCCGCTCACCGCCTTCGGCTCGGGCGCGTGGGCGTGGGCGCTGCTCGTCGCCGTGCTGCTCGCCGTCTCCGCCTTCCTCGTGGGCCGCGAGTCCGTGCCGGCCGCGGACCCCGTGCTGGCCGCGGGCCCCGTGGCCGCCACGGGGGCGCACCCGGACGCCGTCGCCGGCACGCCCGGCGCGGTCCCCGCGCCGCCCGCCGGCCCCACTGCGGTCGAGACCGTCGCCGAGGACCCGGACGGGCCGGAGCGTCTGCCGTTCCCGGACGCCCTCGTGATCGAGGACGGCCGCTACACCGGCCTGCACGCCCTCGCCTCCCGGGGCGCCGTGGTGGCCCTGCGCCTCTCCACGGGCTGCGGCTCGTGCTCCCAGGTGATCGCACGCCTGGACGAGTTCCGCGCGTCGCTCGGCCCCGTGCGCCTCCGAGTGCTCATGCCGCAGCACGAGGCCGGGGCCGCGCCCTCGGCGTCGACCGGCGCCATCCCCGCGGACCTCGTGGCGGACGACCCGAACGGCGCCGCGGCCCGCGGGCTGGGCCTCACCTCCTACCCCATGGCCGTGCTGCTGGGCACCGACCTGCTCACCGCCGGCGGCCCCGTGGGCGGCGCCGACGACGTCCTGGCCTTCCTCGAGGAGATCCGGGACATCATGGCCGCCGAGGCGCCCGCCGCGCCCGTCCCATCCCCCGCATCCGACACCCCGACCCCGGAGGTCCGCGCGTGA